The Clostridium sporogenes genome contains a region encoding:
- the fliI gene encoding flagellar protein export ATPase FliI, which yields MSMLDIDFEKIEKRIKETNFNYMEGTVRKVIGLTVEVEGIKAFVGEVCIIYNEKNQTIPCEVVGFKEENVILMPLGELTGIAPGCRVIPQGNPLSVICSENILGKVLDGLGNPLEGEKLMEGSPYALDSDPPDPMKRRRIKDVIPTGIKAIDGFITVGEGQRIGIFAGSGVGKSTTLGMIAKYAEADINVIALIGERGREVRDFIEKDLGEEGLKKSVIVCATSDKPALVRLKGAFTATAIAEYFRDQGKKVILMMDSVTRFAMAQREIGLAIGEPPATKGYTPSVFAKLPRLMERSGMSNKGSITAFYTVLVDGDDFNEPIADAVRGILDGHIVLSRSLAAKNHYPAIDVLSSVSRLMSEIASKEHKDSAGMARDLLATYKNSEDLINIGAYVKGSNPKVDMAIHYHEPILSFLKQDIEEQHSFEESTYILENMFKN from the coding sequence ATGTCCATGTTAGATATAGATTTTGAGAAAATAGAAAAAAGAATTAAAGAAACTAATTTTAACTACATGGAAGGTACCGTTAGGAAAGTTATAGGATTAACTGTAGAAGTTGAAGGAATAAAGGCTTTTGTAGGAGAGGTTTGTATTATATATAACGAAAAAAATCAAACAATTCCTTGTGAAGTAGTTGGCTTTAAAGAAGAAAATGTTATATTGATGCCTCTAGGAGAGCTTACAGGTATAGCTCCAGGATGTAGAGTGATACCTCAAGGAAACCCTCTTAGTGTTATATGTTCAGAGAATATATTAGGAAAAGTCTTAGATGGGCTTGGCAATCCACTAGAGGGAGAGAAATTAATGGAGGGGAGTCCATATGCCTTGGACAGTGACCCTCCAGACCCTATGAAAAGAAGAAGGATAAAGGATGTTATACCTACAGGGATAAAGGCCATAGATGGATTTATAACTGTAGGAGAAGGACAGAGAATAGGTATATTTGCCGGTAGTGGTGTAGGTAAGAGTACTACTTTAGGTATGATTGCAAAATATGCAGAAGCAGACATAAATGTTATAGCTCTAATAGGAGAAAGAGGTAGAGAAGTAAGAGATTTTATAGAAAAAGATTTAGGAGAAGAAGGTCTTAAAAAGTCTGTTATAGTTTGTGCTACCTCTGATAAGCCGGCGTTAGTTAGATTAAAGGGAGCTTTTACAGCTACAGCTATAGCGGAATATTTTAGAGATCAAGGGAAAAAGGTAATTCTTATGATGGATTCTGTAACTAGATTTGCCATGGCACAAAGGGAAATAGGACTAGCTATAGGAGAGCCACCGGCAACCAAAGGATATACACCTTCAGTATTTGCAAAACTCCCAAGACTTATGGAAAGATCAGGTATGTCTAATAAAGGATCTATAACAGCCTTTTATACAGTGCTAGTTGATGGGGATGATTTTAATGAACCTATTGCGGATGCTGTAAGAGGTATATTAGATGGTCATATAGTTTTATCTAGAAGTTTAGCTGCTAAAAACCATTATCCAGCCATAGATGTCTTAAGTAGTGTAAGCAGACTTATGTCAGAAATTGCTTCAAAGGAACATAAGGATTCAGCAGGCATGGCAAGGGATCTTTTGGCCACTTATAAAAATTCAGAGGATCTTATAAATATAGGAGCCTATGTCAAAGGAAGCAATCCTAAGGTTGATATGGCTATACATTATCATGAACCAATACTATCTTTCTTAAAACAGGATATTGAGGAGCAACATTCCTTTGAGGAAAGTACATATATTCTTGAAAATATG
- a CDS encoding FliH/SctL family protein, translating into MQSLYKVIKSNSVVKQGEEKIKTNYKRIVSLEKGIEEENSKNFIDSYENLARNILENARRKSEEFLSKAYAEAEVVEEEAFKKGHEEGFNKGLEEGKKSGYEEAYEAYIEKGKNAYEEMMQKSNKLLLDTEAQYNSYLKEKEEEVRNLVLTIVEEVLKHEVKDKSSMNEIIYEKLGESKKSATFIVKSNTNYYEEIKAKSEFWKNQLPYRGEIFVIEDISLKDGEVIIETEQGKVIASLDTALDKIKELLINEK; encoded by the coding sequence ATGCAATCATTGTATAAAGTCATTAAAAGTAATAGCGTAGTAAAACAGGGTGAAGAGAAAATAAAAACTAATTATAAAAGAATAGTAAGCTTAGAAAAAGGAATAGAAGAAGAGAATTCTAAAAATTTTATAGATAGTTATGAGAATTTAGCTAGAAATATATTAGAAAATGCTAGAAGAAAATCTGAAGAGTTCTTATCAAAAGCTTATGCTGAAGCTGAAGTCGTTGAAGAGGAAGCCTTTAAAAAAGGTCACGAAGAAGGCTTTAATAAAGGACTGGAAGAAGGAAAAAAATCCGGTTATGAAGAAGCTTATGAAGCTTATATAGAAAAAGGGAAAAATGCCTATGAGGAAATGATGCAAAAATCTAACAAATTATTGTTAGATACTGAAGCACAATATAATAGCTATTTAAAAGAAAAAGAAGAGGAAGTTAGAAATTTAGTTTTAACTATAGTAGAAGAAGTATTAAAACATGAGGTTAAGGATAAATCCTCTATGAACGAAATTATATATGAAAAGCTAGGGGAATCAAAAAAATCTGCCACCTTTATAGTTAAAAGTAATACTAATTATTATGAAGAAATAAAAGCTAAATCAGAGTTTTGGAAAAATCAACTTCCTTATAGAGGAGAAATATTTGTAATAGAAGATATTTCTTTAAAAGATGGAGAGGTTATTATAGAAACAGAACAAGGGAAAGTTATAGCTTCCTTAGATACTGCTTTAGATAAAATTAAAGAGCTATTAATAAATGAAAAATAA
- the fliG gene encoding flagellar motor switch protein FliG, whose amino-acid sequence MAKDDKLTGVQKAAILFITLGPEASAGIIKKLPDSEIQKITYEIANITSVKSELKQDILEEFIQINKAKDYILEGGFDYAKNLLGKALGSQKAMEILDKVTEATQQFRPFAIARKADPSQLLNTISNEHPQTIALVLCYMQSDKAGQILSSLPEDLQSEVAYRIATMSATSPMVVKEIEKVLDSKLSSVVRSDATTIGGVQTIVEILNQVDRTTEKNITEGLQREDAELAEKIKESMFVFEDIITLDDVAIQRVLREVETKDLALALKGSSEEVANVIFRNQSKRAASSLKEDIEFLGPVRIMDVEKAQQGIVSIIRRLDEAGEIVISRGGEDAIIV is encoded by the coding sequence ATGGCTAAAGATGATAAATTAACAGGAGTTCAAAAAGCGGCAATACTATTTATTACTTTAGGTCCTGAGGCCTCTGCTGGTATAATAAAAAAATTACCAGATTCAGAAATACAAAAAATAACCTATGAGATTGCTAATATAACTTCTGTAAAATCAGAGTTAAAACAGGACATATTAGAAGAATTTATACAGATAAATAAGGCGAAGGACTATATATTAGAAGGTGGATTTGATTATGCAAAAAATCTCTTAGGAAAAGCTTTAGGTAGTCAAAAGGCTATGGAAATATTAGACAAGGTTACAGAGGCTACACAACAATTTAGACCCTTTGCAATAGCTAGAAAAGCAGATCCATCACAACTTTTAAATACTATATCTAATGAACATCCTCAAACTATAGCTTTAGTTTTATGTTATATGCAATCAGATAAGGCAGGGCAAATATTGTCCTCCCTTCCTGAAGATTTGCAATCAGAGGTTGCTTATAGAATTGCTACAATGAGTGCTACTTCACCTATGGTAGTTAAAGAAATAGAAAAAGTATTAGATAGTAAGCTATCTTCAGTAGTTAGATCTGATGCTACAACAATAGGAGGAGTTCAAACTATTGTAGAGATATTAAACCAAGTAGACAGAACTACAGAAAAGAATATTACAGAAGGACTACAAAGAGAGGATGCAGAATTAGCAGAAAAGATAAAGGAATCTATGTTTGTATTCGAAGATATAATAACTCTAGACGATGTAGCAATTCAAAGGGTTCTAAGAGAAGTAGAAACAAAGGATTTAGCTTTAGCTTTAAAGGGTTCTTCAGAGGAAGTTGCCAATGTTATATTTAGAAATCAATCTAAGAGAGCCGCATCTTCTTTAAAAGAGGACATAGAGTTCTTAGGCCCTGTAAGAATAATGGATGTAGAAAAGGCTCAACAGGGTATAGTAAGTATAATAAGACGTTTAGACGAAGCTGGAGAGATAGTAATATCAAGAGGTGGCGAGGATGCAATCATTGTATAA